The Paenibacillus sp. G2S3 region GCGGCTTCGCGTGCTTGCACGATGCCCTGTACGGTGGCGGGAACGCGCCCGTTCAACAAGGGCATCAAGGCATTCAGCCGCTTCAAGGCTGAAGAAATGCCCGGTTCGCTGCGGAAATAGTTGATCTGCAGCGGCAAGATTTCACGCTGGATCGCCGCGACTAGCGGCTTCACCTCCAGCGTTTCCGAGGTGTCGGCGCCAGCCGCCAGCCCGTAGCGTCCCGCTGCGGTCAGGTTGCGGCTGTTCGCCTGCCCTCGGCTGGACCGCGCATGCTGCGCGGCTCCCTGGCCAGCCCAGCTTCCGCTGCACATGGCCCAGGAAGCGTTATAAGCCCCGCCGCCGGAGATGGCGCCGGTCACTTTCTCGCGAGATGCGGCATCTCCGGCCGCATAGAGTCCGGGCACGGTCGTCCGGCAGTCCGTGCCGCTCAAGCGCAAACCACCCGTGCCGCGCATGGTTCCCTCATAGCGCAGGGTGAGCGGGAATTTCTGCTTAAACGCATCAATTCCCGCCCGCTCCAGCGGCATAAAGAAGATCGGATGCGCTTTTCGCAGAAAATCCTGTTTCTCCGCTGTATCTGCCAGATCGAGCGAAGCATAAACCGGCCCCTTGAGCATCATTTCAGGAATGCTGCCAAAGGTCCGATCCCCTTTATGCAGCGGATGACCGTCCGCATCATAAAGCGTGGCCCACGCCAGCATGCGCCCACGTGTTACGGTTCCGTCTGCAAAGCTCGGCGCGTATTGGCGGCTGAATTCCATGCCCGACAGATCGGCTCCCACCTCGGCAGACATCAACAGCCCTTCACCTGTCAGTACGTTGCAGCCAAGACCTTTGCTGAGAAAAGCACAGCCTCCGGTTGCCATCACAACAGCATTGGCTTTCACTTCCCAAGACTCCCCTGTAAGGCGGTTGATCCCGCGTGCCCCACCAACCCCATATTCATCATGAAGAAGCTCTAGCGCTGGCGACTGATCGAGGATCGTGACCCCCGCTTTGCGGACAACTCTTCGCATAATCCGCATGTACTCTGGTCCGTGCAGATGTGTGCGCAGTGAGTTTCCTGCCTCATCCTTCGGAAAAGGATACCCCCATTGCTCTACTTGGGTCAGGTTCTGCTCTACCTGATCCAGCACACGGTGAATCCAGGCATTCTCCGACAAATATCCACCGGATTTCAACCTGGATTGAACCGCCTGCTCTCGCAACTCGGCAATCGGAGGGATAACGAGCAGCGTTGTACCGCCCGGAGCAGTAGCACCGCTTGTACCCAAGTAGCCCTTATCTGCCAGGACTACCTTTGCACCTTGCGACGCTGCACTCCATGCCGCCCAAGCTCCTGCCGGACCTCCGCCAAGCACAAGGACATCCACTGTCATTTCCTTCTTAAGCTGCGACATATCTTTTCCTCCCAAGCATTTGCGCTTTCCAAGCAATCGTTATTTCAGCTGCCAATCGCTAATATTGAAGTCTTTTTTCGCTAATTTTTCTTCGACAAGGAAGTTCTTGGTCCCCTCAAGTAGCTTGGTTCCTTCGTCTGTGAACGCGGTATCCTTAATATCGCTGATCGGATTTACTTGTTTGGCCAGCTCTGGTGTCGTATCTCCGATTTCAGCCAAAAATTGATAATATTCATCCTCGTGCTGCTTTAAGTCTGCCAAGGCTTTCTCACGAGCTTCGTTCCACACCTTCGGAAAGTCAGGGAATTTCGCCAGATAGTCCTCAGACACGACAGTTGCACTAGTGCCAAGCAAGTTCGGGTGCTTCGAGGCATCGTCTAAATGAATGTAGCCTTGGTCAATTAATTTCAGCGCAGGAACACCCAAGTTAGTCGTAGCATCTACATCTCCACGAGCCAAGGCTGCGGTAGCATCCGGAATGAGCATATGCACGAGTTTGTAGTCAGTTACACCTTCCTCCTGAAGTAATCCAACCACATAGCGGTGCATGAAGGAGCCTTTTTGAATGGCTATAGTCTTCCCTTGCAGATCTTTCACCGTCTTTGGTCCATCCTTCTTACCGATTAGATAACCGATAGTGTTGGCTGAGGATTGTGAAATCAGACGTGTCTTGGCACCAGAGGCATAAGCAATAATAGCAGGTGTATCCCCAAGGCTGCCGATATCCAACCGACCACTAATTAAAGATTCTGTCTGATCAGGACCGTTTGGAAAGCCCGTAAGCTTCACTTCAGTAATGCCATATTTCTTCAACTCTTCTTGAATGATCCCTTTATAAAAGCCCCAGCCCTCCGCACCACCTGGCACATTCAACTTATTGGAGCCTATAAAACCAAAGTTCAGTACCGCTGGAACGTTACTTGTGGCTTCGCCTCCAGATTTCTCTGTATTAGAGCCGCCGGTTGCAGATGCTTCATTGCCCCCAGCGTTATTTCCGCAAGCCTGAAGCACCAACATAATCATCATAATCGTAGAAAAAAGTGCAAATCGAACCCTTTTAGATCGTTTCCCTTGAATCTCTCTGTACGCTGGTTTCATTTCTTTCTCCCCCTAGATTTATGTTATTTATCTAAATCTTAATCAAGGTCAGAACCCTGCCCTCGACGCCAATTTGTACATAAAGTCATGACTTGCCACCGGCTGTCTACCTTTGCCCCAGCCTACTTTTTCACGATAACCACCAAGTAGTCCCTGCTCTTGAAGCCCTGCCTCTGTCACCCCAATCACTTTCTCTGAATCTGGCGCAACGTAGAGAGCATCCACAGGACAATACAACTCACACATAAAGCAAGTCTGGCAATCGCTCTGCCGGGCAATAACAGGAATGCCATCCTCTACCCGTTCGAAGACATTGGTCGGGCAGACCGATACACATTGGTTGCATTCTACACATCTGGCAGCGCTGAGCACCTCAATCATGATAGAACACCCTCCTTGGCCACGGCTTCTGTCTTCACCCATACCTGATCCAATCCACCGCTAATCAAGCGATGATGCTGATCTTGATCCGTTCCTTTAAAATCCTCACGCTTATGCATGCCCCTCGTCTCCGTACGGGCAAGCGCAGAATTGTACATCCAGCGGGCGGTAGCGGTCATGGCTTCTGCTTCACGCGCTTTAACCCCTTCAGGGGTAAGCTGAATTTCGCGGCTGCGTTGTTCTTTCCATAGTTCATCCAGACGACCTAATGAAGAGGTCAGTCCTTTGTTCGTACGAAATAAATTAATGTCATACGGCTTCACCTCAGCCTGCACAGCAGACACAACCTCTGTCGTTTGGGCTGTCACTCCCGGCTTCACTTCCTGATGTACCAGTGGTGAGGACGATAATCCTACTGGATTACGTTGTGCGACATGCGATCCGAGACTCTGAGCATAAACAGCAGCTCCTTCACCAGCAAAAGAGCCGGATGACATGGCCCAAGCCGCATTATGGCTCCCTCCACCAGTAAAGCCTCCGCAAATCAGCTCACGGGTAGCAGCATCTCCTGCTGCGTATAGACCTGGGACACCTGTACCACAGCTTTCATCCGTGATATGAATACCACCCGTCCCACGAACCGTTCCTTCGAGACGAAGCGTAACCGGAAAAGCATCCTTGAATGGATCGATTCCTTGGCGGTCAAATGGTAGGAAAAAGTTCGTTTGTCCTACCCGCAAAAGAGGTCTTAAATCCTCTGGTGCTCCATCCAGCTTGGCGTACACCTGATTGCCTGCCATCAGATTCCGTGCGATGACTGAACGTCCTTTCTTGGAACCCGCCCCTTCCACAATGCTTCCATCCTCATAATAAAAGCTGGCATAGTTGTAATACGCAGTCTTGGTCACAGAGGAGAACGTAGGGCAGATAGCATAGGCATTGGAGAATTCCATACCGGACAAGTTCGCCCCAGCCTCAGCTGCAAATAGATAGCCATCTCCGGTCAACACATTACAACCGAGGGCCTTACTTAAAAAAGCACACCCACCGGTAGCAATGACAACCGCTCCTGCCTGAACCGTCCAAGTCTCACCACTCTGCGTATGGACTCCAGCCGCTCCAGCTACGCCATGCTCATCCGCAAGGAGCTCCATGGCTGGGCTATGATCTAGAATTTTAACGCCTGCCTTTTTCACCAGCTTACGCATTAATTTCATATATTCCGGTCCCTGAAGACTCTTACGATATTGGTTACCCTGCTCATCTACAGGGAATGGATATCCTGAAACGCCAAGTTTGTTCATATTGGCATAGGTACGGTCTAGCACTCGGTCCATCCAGCGCGATTCAGCCAACTGACCGCCCAATATATAACGACTTGCTTTAGCTTCCTCCCGGAGCTTTTCATCCGGCTTCACATACCAGACCCCAGTTCCCGAGGGTGCCGTTGCACCGCTCGAACCGCAATAGCCTTTATCTGCGAGGACGACTTTCGCACCCTTCGCTGAGGCCGTAAGGGCTGCCCATGTTCCTGCAGGGCCTCCGCCTATCACGAGTACATCTGTCACCAAATGTAATGATCCTTTTTGTATCGATCCACTCATAGCTCAAGACCTCCTCAAATGGTTTACCCTTCGTAACTATCGCGCCAGAACAAGAATTTACGTTCAATGATTCTGAACAAAGAATCGATTAGCTTGCCGACTATAGCAAAAATAATAATGCCTACAAACACAACCTCTGTATTGGAATTTTGCTTCGCCTCATTGATCAAGAATCCGATGCCGGACTGTGATCCAATGAGTTCAGCTACAACAAGACCTATCCACGCTACAGCCAATGATAGCCGTAATCCTAACAAAATTCCGGGCAATGCTGCCGGTAATATCAGCCTGCGCAGCTTCTGGTACGGGCTAAAGCCTAACACCCGAGATACCTCGAACAGCTTATTGTCCACATTCCGGATGCCCATAAATGTATTAATATAGAGCGGAAAGAATGACCCTGTCAGAATGATCACTACTTTGGACATCTCTCCAAAGCCGAACCACAAAATAATAAGTGGTGCTATAGCTAAATGAGGGACAAGCCGTAGCACCTGTACGCTAGGATCGAGCACATATTCCACACTGCGAAACAAGCCAGTCAGTACTCCGAATAAAAGACCTAGAACCCCTCCGATAAGAAAACCAATTCCCGCTCTCCCCATACTGACACCTAGGTGATGAGTTAACTCTCCAGTAACCAATAGGTCGGAAAAAGCTTTGGCGATCGACAACGGAGTCGGAAGAAACTGTGCGGAGATCAGTCCGGTACTTCCTGCCAGCTGCCAAAGGACGATCGTCACCACCGGAATGATAGCACCGGTTCCCCAATCTGACAGTAAAGATTTCCATGCTATAGGTACCACAGATTTCTCCAATTTCTTAGTCGATAAAGGAGTAATATCACTGCTATCCAGCGATTCCCTTGCTCTTGTAGTGTTTTTTAAAATAGCTTCTACTCCATCGCTCATGGTGCATCCCCCTTTCGATTCATGCGCGTTTTCTGTTTATCCACGATAGTTGTCCTGCCATCTCAGCAGCCGTCGTTCAATGTAGCGAACAATAGAATCACTCACTAGTCCTGCAATGGCAAAAATAATAATTCCCACGAACACCACAGGTGTATCCGCAAATTGACGCGCGTCCGACATCATATACCCAATGCCCGAAGTGGATGCAATTAGCTCTGCCACTACCAGACCTAGCCAAGACAGCCCTAAGGAAAGGCGCACTCCGAGAATAATGTTCGGCAGCGCCGCTGGAAGTACTAGCCTTACAACTTGCTTTATAGGGCTAAATCCAAGCACTCTAGATACTTCGAACAGCTTGTTATCCACGCCGCGAATGCCCATGAACGTATTAATGTACAGCGGGAAAAATGCTCCTTTAGCAATCAATAGCACCTTGGACTCCTCACCGATCCCGAACCATAAGATAAACAGCGGTACTACCGCCAAACTTGGTATCATGCGAATCATTTGCAGGGATGGATCTAGCAATTTCTCTGATCTGCGGAACAGACCTACGAGAATGCCTAATAGTAGACCAAGTCCACCACCGAGCAGGAAGCCAGAAAGGGCTCTGACCAAGCTGATCTTAAAGTTCGGCCATAAATCCCCAGAAGCGGCCAAGGTTACAAAAGATTCAGCAATGGTATACGGTGTCGGGAACAGCATCTCTGAGATCAATCCATTGTGTCCAAGAATCTGCCACAGAATCAGCACAGTGCCCGGTAGCAGAAGGCCCAGTCCCAATGTGGTTACCTTTCCGGGGCGTCCGGAAGTTCTTACGGCCATAGCCCGATTTGTCATGCTCTGCACCCACCTTTTTTTAGCTTTACAATCTCTTTAAATAACAAAAAGAGACCCTCGAATATTGAACAATTTCGGAGGTCTCCATCGGTATGGTCGACATATTTATTTTCATTTAGGCTACTTTAATTTGAGAATGCTATATTCCTGCCCCGTCAACAAGCTCAAGCTCATCTACTTTTTCAAAATAATTCAGTACCTTCAGGCGTAGCTCTTGAAAGGAAGACGTTGTTTTTTTACGCGGATATGGCAAATCAACCGGCACAATCTTACGTATTTTCCCTGGGCGCGGTTCTAGAATGACTACCCGATTGCCTAGGAATACAGCCTCATCAATATCATGCGTTACAAAAATCATGGTCGTTTTGTTGGCCCGCCAAATGTCCAGTAACACCGTCTGCATATGCGCTCTAGTGAACGCATCCAGTGCACCAAACGGTTCATCCAGGAGCAGAATTTTGGGATTTCGCAGGAGCGCACGGGCTATCGCCACCCGCTGGGCCATCCCTCCCGATAGTTCCCGGGGATAGGATTTCTCAAAACCATTTAGCTTCACCAGATCGATCAACTCATCGACCTTCCGCCTAACCTCCTTATTCCCTAGCGGCAAATCGGAAGCAATATTCTTCTCTACAGTGAGCCAAGGAAAGAGACGATGCTCTTGAAAAATAAATCCCTTATCAATTCCGGGACCTCCAATCTCCGTCCCTTCTAAGGTAACACTCCCCGTATATCCACTGTCCAAACCGGCCACGATGCGCAGCAGCGTGCTTTTGCCACAGCCACTGGGACCGATCACTGTAATGAATTCCCCTTCCTGCACATGGAGATCAACATTATACAGTGCCTGAACATGCCCTCCACTAGACTCAAAACGTTTATTTAGATTTGAAATCGACAGCAACGCTTCTCCCATCGTGACCCCTCCTTCAATTCTGTATACAAAAAAAACAGAGGTATTGCGCTTTTACATTCGCAATACCTCTGTAGGAACAGTCGGTAATTATTATTCAAAGTAAATCAATTGGAATTATAATATTTAAAATATCATCCATTTGAAAAGCTGTCAACAATAAAACTTATTTCAGACACACTCGTTCACATCAGATATCTTAAATATAAATATACGCTTGAGATCATAATGGACAGCAGCATTAAGGGGAAGCCCACCTTTAAATACTTCATGAACGTAATCGGGTAGCCCTCTTTTCCAGCTAGACCGGCAACGATCAGATTGGCACTAGCCCCGATCAATGTACCATTGCCACCCAAGCAGGCACCCAAGGCTAGACTCCACCAGAGGGGCTCCAGATTGGTGATTCCCATCTGCCCCATCTCCTGAATTAAAGGAATCATCGTTGCTACAAAAGGAATGTTATCTAGAAACGCAGAAGCAATTGCACTGACCCATAAGATCATCATCGAGCTCATGAGCACATCCCCACCTGTTAAATCAATCGCTTTGGCAGCCAGCTCCGCGATGACACCTGTCTCGACGAGTCCTGATACCAGAACAAACAGTCCGATAAAAAAGAATATTGTAATCCATTCCACGCTGTGAAAAGCTTTTTCCAGCATATGTTCTCCTCCGGTTAGTAAGAGCAGTAAAAAAGCCCCTGCTAAGGCAACCGTGGCAGACTCCAAATGTAACGCCTGGTGTAAAAAGAAGCCCGTAATCGTAATTCCAAGTACGATTAAACATTTTCGCAGCAGCTTATGATCCGTAATCATTGCCTTCTCGTCCATGTTCATGATGCTTTGCTGCAATTCCGGAGTGGATTTAATTTGCTTACCAAACATGAGTAGTAAAAGCGGGATATACGCCAACATAATGATGATGATCACAGGTGTCAGATTGCTGATAAAAGACATAAACGTCAGCTCTTTCACAGCGCTGCCAATCATTATATTAGGTGGATCTCCGATCAATGTTGCCGTCCCACCGACATTCGATGCAATAATTTGTGACATTAAAAAAGGCAGCGGATTTATGCGCAGTTGCCTTGTAATACTGAAGGTAACGGGTACCATTAGCAGCACTGTAGTAACATTATCCAAGAAAGCAGAAGCCACTGCTGTAATAACAAATAAGGCAATCAGTATTCTTCTCGGCTTCCCTTTCGCCAGCTTAGCTGATTTCACTGCCGCATATTTAAAGAGTCCTGTCT contains the following coding sequences:
- a CDS encoding FAD-binding protein, which gives rise to MSQLKKEMTVDVLVLGGGPAGAWAAWSAASQGAKVVLADKGYLGTSGATAPGGTTLLVIPPIAELREQAVQSRLKSGGYLSENAWIHRVLDQVEQNLTQVEQWGYPFPKDEAGNSLRTHLHGPEYMRIMRRVVRKAGVTILDQSPALELLHDEYGVGGARGINRLTGESWEVKANAVVMATGGCAFLSKGLGCNVLTGEGLLMSAEVGADLSGMEFSRQYAPSFADGTVTRGRMLAWATLYDADGHPLHKGDRTFGSIPEMMLKGPVYASLDLADTAEKQDFLRKAHPIFFMPLERAGIDAFKQKFPLTLRYEGTMRGTGGLRLSGTDCRTTVPGLYAAGDAASREKVTGAISGGGAYNASWAMCSGSWAGQGAAQHARSSRGQANSRNLTAAGRYGLAAGADTSETLEVKPLVAAIQREILPLQINYFRSEPGISSALKRLNALMPLLNGRVPATVQGIVQAREAAAMLAVGRWMYTAALARKETRGLQKLAEYPELDPRQTHRLIVSGIEQISIGTEAVPHAHELNLLKEGQAI
- a CDS encoding ABC transporter substrate-binding protein, which gives rise to MKPAYREIQGKRSKRVRFALFSTIMMIMLVLQACGNNAGGNEASATGGSNTEKSGGEATSNVPAVLNFGFIGSNKLNVPGGAEGWGFYKGIIQEELKKYGITEVKLTGFPNGPDQTESLISGRLDIGSLGDTPAIIAYASGAKTRLISQSSANTIGYLIGKKDGPKTVKDLQGKTIAIQKGSFMHRYVVGLLQEEGVTDYKLVHMLIPDATAALARGDVDATTNLGVPALKLIDQGYIHLDDASKHPNLLGTSATVVSEDYLAKFPDFPKVWNEAREKALADLKQHEDEYYQFLAEIGDTTPELAKQVNPISDIKDTAFTDEGTKLLEGTKNFLVEEKLAKKDFNISDWQLK
- a CDS encoding ferredoxin family protein, whose translation is MIEVLSAARCVECNQCVSVCPTNVFERVEDGIPVIARQSDCQTCFMCELYCPVDALYVAPDSEKVIGVTEAGLQEQGLLGGYREKVGWGKGRQPVASHDFMYKLASRAGF
- a CDS encoding FAD-binding protein — translated: MSGSIQKGSLHLVTDVLVIGGGPAGTWAALTASAKGAKVVLADKGYCGSSGATAPSGTGVWYVKPDEKLREEAKASRYILGGQLAESRWMDRVLDRTYANMNKLGVSGYPFPVDEQGNQYRKSLQGPEYMKLMRKLVKKAGVKILDHSPAMELLADEHGVAGAAGVHTQSGETWTVQAGAVVIATGGCAFLSKALGCNVLTGDGYLFAAEAGANLSGMEFSNAYAICPTFSSVTKTAYYNYASFYYEDGSIVEGAGSKKGRSVIARNLMAGNQVYAKLDGAPEDLRPLLRVGQTNFFLPFDRQGIDPFKDAFPVTLRLEGTVRGTGGIHITDESCGTGVPGLYAAGDAATRELICGGFTGGGSHNAAWAMSSGSFAGEGAAVYAQSLGSHVAQRNPVGLSSSPLVHQEVKPGVTAQTTEVVSAVQAEVKPYDINLFRTNKGLTSSLGRLDELWKEQRSREIQLTPEGVKAREAEAMTATARWMYNSALARTETRGMHKREDFKGTDQDQHHRLISGGLDQVWVKTEAVAKEGVLS
- a CDS encoding ABC transporter permease, translated to MSDGVEAILKNTTRARESLDSSDITPLSTKKLEKSVVPIAWKSLLSDWGTGAIIPVVTIVLWQLAGSTGLISAQFLPTPLSIAKAFSDLLVTGELTHHLGVSMGRAGIGFLIGGVLGLLFGVLTGLFRSVEYVLDPSVQVLRLVPHLAIAPLIILWFGFGEMSKVVIILTGSFFPLYINTFMGIRNVDNKLFEVSRVLGFSPYQKLRRLILPAALPGILLGLRLSLAVAWIGLVVAELIGSQSGIGFLINEAKQNSNTEVVFVGIIIFAIVGKLIDSLFRIIERKFLFWRDSYEG
- a CDS encoding ABC transporter permease translates to MTNRAMAVRTSGRPGKVTTLGLGLLLPGTVLILWQILGHNGLISEMLFPTPYTIAESFVTLAASGDLWPNFKISLVRALSGFLLGGGLGLLLGILVGLFRRSEKLLDPSLQMIRMIPSLAVVPLFILWFGIGEESKVLLIAKGAFFPLYINTFMGIRGVDNKLFEVSRVLGFSPIKQVVRLVLPAALPNIILGVRLSLGLSWLGLVVAELIASTSGIGYMMSDARQFADTPVVFVGIIIFAIAGLVSDSIVRYIERRLLRWQDNYRG
- a CDS encoding ABC transporter ATP-binding protein, with product MGEALLSISNLNKRFESSGGHVQALYNVDLHVQEGEFITVIGPSGCGKSTLLRIVAGLDSGYTGSVTLEGTEIGGPGIDKGFIFQEHRLFPWLTVEKNIASDLPLGNKEVRRKVDELIDLVKLNGFEKSYPRELSGGMAQRVAIARALLRNPKILLLDEPFGALDAFTRAHMQTVLLDIWRANKTTMIFVTHDIDEAVFLGNRVVILEPRPGKIRKIVPVDLPYPRKKTTSSFQELRLKVLNYFEKVDELELVDGAGI
- a CDS encoding ArsB/NhaD family transporter: MEQQAIWAIGIFLLIYGLIISEKIHRTILAMLGAIVMVAMGIVDQETALHHIDFNTLGLLVGMMMIVGITAETGLFKYAAVKSAKLAKGKPRRILIALFVITAVASAFLDNVTTVLLMVPVTFSITRQLRINPLPFLMSQIIASNVGGTATLIGDPPNIMIGSAVKELTFMSFISNLTPVIIIIMLAYIPLLLLMFGKQIKSTPELQQSIMNMDEKAMITDHKLLRKCLIVLGITITGFFLHQALHLESATVALAGAFLLLLLTGGEHMLEKAFHSVEWITIFFFIGLFVLVSGLVETGVIAELAAKAIDLTGGDVLMSSMMILWVSAIASAFLDNIPFVATMIPLIQEMGQMGITNLEPLWWSLALGACLGGNGTLIGASANLIVAGLAGKEGYPITFMKYLKVGFPLMLLSIMISSVYLYLRYLM